In a genomic window of Carettochelys insculpta isolate YL-2023 chromosome 19, ASM3395843v1, whole genome shotgun sequence:
- the VTN gene encoding vitronectin, producing MATALCASSQPALVMGEGVLAPAPGCGSLAMWQVAGANCSLPESCVGHCEDGFDAERKCQCDALCTYYQSCCSDYSAVCGQKVTRGDMFAFPEDEYGDYSTNATWEETTEGLSPGTDSLATAQEQTTVTAVNSVLVPDTGAPSLVPTGPEELQPPGKEEELQPLGREEELQPPGKEEELQLLEVQEEEELCSGKPFDAFTDLKNGSLYAFRGKYVYELDEKSVRPGYPKLIQDVWGIEGPVDAAFTRINCQGKTYIFKGSQYWRFDDGALDPGYPRNISEGFQGIPDNIDAAFALPADSYRGKERGYFFKGKYYWAYDFANQPSQPECELSSPSLVFDHYALMQDNSWEDIFQLLFESSRHSGPRGPWYISRDWRGVPSHLDAAMAGRIYVPSRASGWARRRKSRRHRKRYRSRRPAAPSFWDWLQEESTSADKDWLLGGSQCQPIQSVYFFVADKYYRLNLHSRRVDWVRPRYPRPIAQYWLGCP from the exons ATGGCTACAGCCCTTTgcgccagcagccagccagctctggtgatgggggagggggtgctggcacCTGCCCCAGGCTGCGGCTCACTCGCCATGTGGCAAGTTGCTGGTGCCAACTGCTCCCTTCCAGAGTCCTGCGTTGGCCACTGCGAGGATGGCTTTGACGCCGAGCGGAAGTGCCAGtgtgatgccctctgcacctactaccagagctgctgcagtgacTACAGCGCCGTCTGCGGACAAAAAG TGACCCGCGGGGACATGTTTGCGTTTCCCGAGGATGAATATGGGGACTACAGCACCAACGCTACCTGGGAGGAAACCACAGAGGGCCTCAGCCCCGGGACTGACtccctggccacagcccaagagcaAACCACTGTTACGGCCGTCAATTCGGTCCTGGTGCCAGACACTGGCGCCCCCTCACTGGTCCCCACTGGGCCGGAGGAACTGCAGCcgccagggaaggaggaagagctgcagccgctggggagggaagaggagctgcagccgccggggaaggaggaggagctgcagctgctggaggtgcaggaggaagaggagctgtGCAGCGGGAAGCCCTTTGACGCGTTCACGGACCTGAAGAACGGTTCTCTCTACGCGTTCCGAG GGAAATATGTCTATGAACTGGACGAGAAGAGCGTGCGACCCGGCTACCCCAAGCTCATCCAGGACGTCTGGGGCATCGAGGGGCCTGTGGACGCTGCCTTCACACGCATCAACTGCCAGGGCAAGACCTACATCTTCAAG GGCAGCCAGTACTGGCGCTTTGATGACGGGGCCCTGGACCCTGGCTATCCCCGCAACATCTCAGAGGGTTTCCAGGGCATCCCCGACAACATCGACGCGGCCTTCGCCCTCCCAGCAGACAGCTACCGCGGCAAGGAGAGGGGCTATTTCTTCAAAG GCAAGTATTACTGGGCATACGACTTTGCCAACCAGCCCAGCCAGCCGGAGTGCGAGCTGTCCTCCCCCTCGCTGGTGTTTGACCACTACGCACTCATGCAGGACAACAGCTGGGAGGACATCTTCCAGCTGCTCTTTGAGAGCAGCAGGCACA GTGGGCCCAGGGGGCCATGGTACATCAGCAGAGACTGGAGGGGGGTGCCGAGTcacctggatgctgccatggcgGGCAGGATCTACGTGCCCTCAAGGGCTAGTGGCTGGGCTCGACGGAGGAAATCCCGCCGGCACCGCAAGCGGTACAGGAGCCGGCGGCCGGCAGCTCCCAGCTTCTGGGACTGGCTGCAGGAGGAGTCCACCTCCGCAGACAAGGactggctgctggggggctccCAGTGCCAGCCCATCCAGAGCGTCTACTTCTTCGTGGCAG acaagtACTATCGCCTCAACTTGCACAGCAGGCGTGTGGACTGGGTGCGCCCTCGCTACCCCCGGCCCATCGCCCAGTACTGGCTGGGCTGCCCCTGA